In Mus musculus strain C57BL/6J chromosome 9, GRCm38.p6 C57BL/6J, one genomic interval encodes:
- the Olfr835 gene encoding olfactory receptor 835 has product MGGKNQTDVSHFFLLGLTDDPTVKPVIFCIFLLMYMVTILGNLLIILAVCSYSHLQTPMYFFISNLSINDICLSTTVIPNMLRTTQTQDQSISYAGCLTQLCFVLLFAGFESCLLAAMAYDRYVAICYPLSYTVMMNFHSCALLILFSVLISVLNMGLLGLMVLRLSFCTNLEIPLFFCELSQVMKLACSDTLINDILIYLATFIFGGIPISGIIFSYVQIASSVLRISSVKGRCKAFSTCGSHLSVTSLSYGSGLWVYITSSVAILPKKTSVACIMYTVVPQMLNPFIFSLRNKDMKGTMKKFISKVASL; this is encoded by the coding sequence ATGGGAGGTAAAAACCAGACAGATGTTTCTCACTTCTTTCTTCTGGGACTAACAGATGATCCAACTGTGAAGCCTGTGATCTTTTGTATCTTCCTGTTGATGTACATGGTCACCATCTTGGGAAATCTGCTTATTATCCTTGCTGTATGTTCTTATTCTCATTTGCAAACACCCATGtacttttttatttcaaatttatcCATTAATGATATCTGCTTATCCACAACTGTCATTCCAAATATGTTACGGACTACTCAAACACAGGATCAGAGCATCAGTTATGCAGGCTGCCTTACTCAGCTTTGCTTTGTCTTGCTATTTGCTGGATTCGAAAGCTGTCTTCTTGCAGCAATGGCCTATGACCGATATGTTGCTATTTGTTATCCACTGAGTTATACAGTCATGATGAATTTTCACTCATGTGCTCTACTAATTCTCTTCTCTGTTCTCATTAGCGTTTTGAACATGGGACTTCTTGGTCTCATGGTATTAAGACTATCTTTCTGCACAAATCTAGAGATCCCCTTATTCTTCTGTGAACTTTCTCAGGTCATGAAGCTTGCATGCTCTGACACccttattaatgatattctgatatATCTTGCAACATTTATATTTGGTGGCATCCCAATCTCTGGTATTATTTTCTCTTATGTCCAAATTGCTTCTTCTGTTTTGAGAATATCATCAGTAAAAGGAAGATGTAAAGCCTTTTCCACTTGTGGTTCTCACTTGTCAGTGACTTCTTTGTCCTATGGTTCAGGATTGTGGGTTTATATAACCTCTTCAGTTGCTATTTTACCCAAGAAGACTTCAGTGGCCTGCATTATGTACACTGTAGTCCCACAAATGTTGAACCCATTTATCTTTAGCCTTCGAAATAAGGACATGAAAGGAACTATGAAAAAATTCATCAGTAAAGTAGCTTCTCTTTGA